The sequence below is a genomic window from Acidobacteriota bacterium.
CGCATTCGTGCGATAGCCGAGTGAGGCATATGCCGCATCGATCAGGCTTTGCCCCCGGTCATTCAGCAGGATGCCATTGCCCATCTGGTTCATGGTGTAACTAAACGCCATGCCGCATTCCGGGTCCGCAAACCCGATCGACCCGCCCGCACCGACATGGCCGAACGCCTTCTCACCCATGATCGCGCTGGTGCCAGGGCCGTAGCCGCCGCGGCGGTTGTCCATCGATTTCATGTAGCCGGAGGCAAACCGCGTCGGAATCAGCAGCGTCGCATCGCGCTGGGTCGCCGTGGACACCATCGACATCGCCGCGAGCCGGTCGGATGACACGAGCTTGCCGGAATTGGTCGCCAGCTCCGTATAATACGCTACCTGCCCGCGCGCATTCGACAGCCCGCCGCCGCCGCCGATCTCCGCCGCCTGCCCCTTCCGGTCGTTGAAATCCCATCCACCCGAATTCATGAAACTCTTGTGCTGGATGGACTCCGGATCCGACATCAGCTTGATAACAAATTCCGTAGGCTGATCACCCGGCTTGGGCGCATACGGCCGGATCGGCGCAATATGCACCTTCTCGCTCTCCGGCAGGCCGATCCAGAACCGCGCCCCCGTTTTCTCGGCGACTTCCTCCCGGAAGAACGTGCCGAGCGACTTGCCGGAAACCCGGCGCACAAGCTCGCCCACAGTCCAGCCGAAATTGATCATGTGATAGCCGTTGCGCGTGCCCACCTCCCAGAAGGCTTCCTCATCCGCCATCCGCTGCGCCATGTAATCCCAGTCGGCAAACCCGCCCGGCTTGACCGGATCGCGCAGCGTCGGCAGCGCGCTCTCGTGGTTCAGCATCATCTGGACGGTGGTCTTCTCTTTCCCGTTCTTCGCAAATTCCGGCCAGTATTCCTTCACCAGGGCGCTCGGATCGAGCTGCCCCCGGTCGATCAGGATATGCGCGCAGGTCGCTACCGCCGCCTTGGTGCAGGAATACACGATGGAGATCGTATCTTCCTGCCAGGGATCATTGGTCTCGGGATTGGCCATGCCGCCCCAGAGGTCCACCGCCGTCTCGCCATTCACGGACAGGCAGACACTCGCGCCCACCTCGCCCCGCTCGGCAAAGTTGCGCTCAAACGCCTCCTTCACCTTCGCGAATTTCGGATCACACTTTCCCTGCACGGTGCCGGCCATCTTCATCCCTCCCTGTGGGTCGTATTTGAAGCGACCATAGGCCGGGCACCCGAAACGCAAAAGGGCTGCCGCACGGGCAGCCCTTCCGGGATTAGGTATCGCAGAAGCGGCTAGCTTGCCGGCTCTTCGGTCTCGTCCTTGGTGGCTTTCTTCTTCTTCGCAGGCTCTGCAACGTACTTGAACGTCAGCTCGTCGCTCTTTTCGTCGAGGCCGATCTTCACCAGGCCGCCCTTCTGGAGCTTCCCGAACAGAAGCTCTTCCGCCATCGGCTTCTTGACGTATTCCTGGATCGTCCGCGCCAGCGGGCGGGCGCCCATATCCGCATCGAAGCCGCGCTTCGCCAGCCATTCGCGTGCCGGCTTCGACACTTCGATCGAGACGTTGCGGTCCTCCAGCTGAACTTCCAGCTGCAGGATGAACTTCTCGACGACGCGGTCGATGATCTCCGGCGTCAGGCCGCCGAAGGTGATGATCGCATCGAGGCGGTTGCGGAATTCCGGCGTGAACAGACGCTTCAGCGCCTCGTCCTGCTCTTCGTCCTTCTTGCCGCGGCCAAAGCCGATGGAGTTTTTCGCCGCATCCGAGGCGCCCGCGTTCGTCGTCATGATGACGACGACGTTGCGGAAGTCCACCTTGCGGCCGTTGGCATCCGTCAGCGTGCCGTTGTCCATCACCTGCAGCAGGATGTTGAACAGGTCCGGGTGGGCCTTCTCGATCTCGTCGAGCAGCAGCACGCAGTGCGGATGCTGGTCCACACCGTCCGTGAGCAGACCACCTTCGTCATAGCCGACATAGCCCGGAGGCGCGCCGATCAGGCGGCTGACCGTATGGCGCTCCATATACTCCGACATGTCGAAGCGCAGCATCTCGACACCCATGATCGAGGCGAGCTGTTTGGCGACTTCGGTCTTGCCGACGCCGGTCGGGCCCGTGAACAGGTAGGAGCCGATCGGCTTGTTCGGTTCGCGCAGGCCCGCGCGGGCGAGCTTGATCGAGGCGGCGAGCGCAACGATGGCTTCGTCCTGGCCGAACACCACGCGCTTGAGATCACCTTCCAGCGATTTCAGCGAAGCAGCATCGTCGCTCGTCACCTGCTTGGGAGGAATGCGCGCAATCTTCGCGACGACCGCCTCGATGTCGCGGATGCCGACCTGCTTCTTGCGCTTCGAGGCCGGCAGCAGCCACTGCGCCGCACCCGCTTCGTCGATCACGTCGATCGCCTTGTCGGGCAGCTTGCGGTCCGTGATGTAACGGTCCGACAGCTCCACCGCCGCCTTGATCGCGTCGTTGGTATATTTCAGCCCGTGGAAGTCCTCGAACTTCGACTTCAGACCCGTGAGGATCTTGATCGTGTCCGGAACTGTCGGCTCGACCACGTCGATCTTGCGGAACCGGCGGCTCAGCGCGCGGTCCTTCTCGAAGTGCTGCTTGTATTCCTTGAACGTCGTCGAGCCCATGCAGCGCAGGCCGCCGGACTGCAGCGCAGGCTTCAGCAGGTTCGACGCATCCATCGCGCCGCCGCTCGTTGCGCCCGCGCCGATGATCGTGTGGATCTCGTCGATGAATAGGATCGCTTTTTCCTGCTGCTCGAGTTCCTTCATCACCGACTTGAGGCGCTCCTCGAAGTCGCCGCGATAGCGCGTGCCGGCGAGCAGCGCGCCCATGTCGAGCGACCAGATGATCGCGTCGTCCAGGATTTCCGGCGCTTCGCCTTCAACGATCCGTTTGGCCAGGCCTTCGGCAATCGCCGTCTTGCCCACGCCGGGATCGCCGACGAGGATCGGGTTGTTCTTGTTGCGCCGGCACAGCACTTCGATGCAGCGGTTCACTTCCATGTCGCGGCCGATCAGCGGGTCGATCTTGCCGGCCCGGGCGCGCGCATTGAGGTTCACGCAGTAGGTGTCGAGCGCTTCGTGGCCTTGCTTGACCGGCTCTTCCTCGCTCGCCTCGGCGCCGCGCGGCGTCGTCGGGCGCGACATGCCCGGCTGTTTCGCCACGCCGTGCGAGATGTAGTTCACCGCGTCGTACCGCGTCATGTCCTGCTCCTGCAGGAAGTAGGCGGCATGGCTTTCGCGTTCGGAGAAGATCGAGACCAGCACGTTGGCGCCGGTCACTTCCTCGCGCCCGGAGCTTTCGACATGCAGGATCGCGCGCTGCACGACCCGCTGGAAAGCAGCCGTCGGCTGCACCCGCCCGTCGCTGCCATCCACGATGAGGCTCGACAGCTCCTCATCGATGTAGCGCGTCAGGTCGACCCGGAGCTCGTCGATATTGACCTTGCAGGCCCCCATCACGTCACGCGCGTGCTCGTCCTCCGTGAGGGCCAGCAACAGGTGCTCCAGCGTGGCGTACTCGTGATCGCGTTCGGATGCGAGCGAGAGCGCTTTTTCAAGAGCCGTTTCGAGAGGTTGGGAAAGACGGGGCAAGGAATGAAGCCTTTTCGGAGGTCGAGTTGGGAGGGGTCTTCTCTGGTTATATGGGGCGTCTAGTCTTCTTTCTCCATGACGCACTGGAGAGGATGTTCATGCCGGCGCGCGAGGTCCAGCACCTGGGCCACCTTGGTCTCGGCAACCTCGAATGTATAGACCCCGCAGAGGCCGACGCCCTTCTGGTGGACGTGCAGCATGATCCGCGTGGCCTGCTCGCGCGACCGGTTGAAGAACCGCTCGAGTATGAACACCACGAATTCCATCGGCGTGTAGTCATCATTGAGCAGCAGTACGCGATACAATGATGGCTTTTTTGTTTTGATCCGGGTTTCGGTCGCGAGATCAAAGCTTATCCCGTCGCCGCCATCCGGTGTTCCGCCCCCTGGGGCGCCGGGCGTCGGCGATCCGGACATCCGGACCGGGGCGAAAGCGCTGCTCATGTCTGACAAGATATACGTTCCTGCACGAGTTTGAAGATGCAATTGGCGCCTGAGCACAGCTCTGCCCGAAATCAGGGCGTCCGGAGGGCTTCGGCAAATGCGTTGAGACGCTTTAGATTGGTGCCGAGGTCGGAATAGCCAACCCGTGACCTTGAGTAAGCTGCAAAAGTCGACCGGTTGGCTTGCCCGGCCGCCGGCAGCACCAGCACGTCCACGTCGTCCTTGAACCTCAGCAGCGGGGTCACCGCCACGAAGGTCAGCCGCATCGCCGCCGGATCCTGCTCTCCCAGCACCCAGCCGCGCCGCTCCCCCACCCGTTTCAGCGCCCGCATGTAAAGGTCGCCGGCCGGCACGTCATAGACCGGCGCCGCGCCGTCCGCCTCCGCCTGCGTCAGGCCGGGCGGTGCGAGTAGCGCCGTGTTGGGGCTTGAAGGGCGCGTCAGGGTGGCGAAGTCGACAAAACCGGTCATCGAAGCTGTCCTCTCGATCAGTGCGGGCGCAACCCGGCGCGGCGGGCAAACGCGATGTTGACCCGGCTTTCCGGCCTGAGCGCAAGGCGCTCCTGAACCAGTGCCCGGGCAAGCGGGGCCACCTTGCCCCGGATGGCCGCCTCGGTCAGCGTCCAGTCGATCACGTCGCGCTGGGCATGGCTGCCGCCGAACACGTTGGCAATCTGGCGCGCCGCCAGCAGCGGCTCGATGGCGCCCGCGAAGTCGCCGCGCTCGAACAGCAGCAGGCCGTCGATCACTGGCGCGCCGGTCTCCCGCATCCAGCGGTTCATTTCGCTCTGCGTGCTGCCCTGGTGCGCGATCTTCACAAGATCCGTCGCATCGCTGCGCCGGCCGGCGCCGATATAGGCGAGCGCGGCATGCACATCGTTGAAAGGATAGCACCGGCCATCTGCGTGCTGCGTCCAGGTGTCGGCCAGCTCGTCCCAACGGTCGCCGACGTCCACACCCAGCAGCTGCAACCGCCAGAGCAAGGAAGACGCGTCCACCAGGTTCTGCGCCACCGTGCTCGTCTCGGCGCGGACCTCTTCGTCATAAAGGCTGAGCGCAGCGTCGCCGTCACCCAGTTCCAGATGGCAGAGCGCCAGATGCCACCAGTTGTGCACTTTCAGGAAGTTGTCCGGCTGCGCCCAGTGCGAGCGCCGCTTGCGCATGAAATCGCGCCCTTCGGCTGCGCGCCCCTGCATCTCAAGCACATGCGCCACCGCGTGGTGCGCCCAGCTGTCATCCGGATCCCCCTCAAGTGCCTTGAGACCGGCGGTCTCGGCGCGGTGGTAATCGCCCATTTCCTCCAGACCGAAGGCCAGCATGCCCAGAAGGTGCGAACGCCCCGGCACGCCGTCCCAGGCCGGCAGTGCCCGCGCAATCCGGTCGCGCAGGTTGCGCGCGTTGGCGGTGAGGAAATCGGCCTGGTGCCCGGCCAGCAGTCCGATCAGGTCGCAGGGAAAGTTGGCATTGTGCAGGTCGAGCGCCCGGGAGGCCGCCGTCCACTCCGTAGCCGCCGCGAGTTTGAGCGCGCCGAGGTGGCTCAGCTCGCGCGGCCCCAGCGGCATTTCGGCAATTTCCTCGACCATCCGCCGCGCTGACGCGGTCGCCTGCGGTTCGGTGGACATGGCGTAGATCCACGCCTTGGCAATCAGGGCCATGGCGAACTCTGGCGCCTCATCGAGGGCCTCGCGCAGAGGCTCGAGCGGATCGCCGCAAAAACGGGCAAACCGACCCACGGACAGATCAAACAGCTCCGCTGACCGGGGCGTTGCCCCTGTCAGTTCCACGCCTTGCCGGTCCCGAATCGTCATCGCCTGGCTCCCGCCCGCGCCCCATCCGGCACACTCTGTGGCGGACGCCCCCGAGTCGCAAGCGGAACCGGGCGGGCGGCCAAACGAAAAGGGCCGGACCAAGAAGGTCCGGCCCCTGAACTCTACTTCGCACGCTACTGCCGGACGCCTCCTGGAAGGCTGTCCAACCTCGAGCTTACTTCGCGAAGGAAGCCATATACGGTTTTGCAGCGTTGCGCCATGCGGCAACGCAAAGCTCGGTCTGGGCCGACATCTCGGTGGTGAAGGCCGAGAACATCGACTTGGCGAACGCCGATTGCAGCTCGAACATCTCGCGCGGGTCGCGGACATTGGCGAGCGTCTGGGTCAGCTCAACGCCCTGTTCCATGGCCGAAGTCATGAAGTTGACGTTCCGGTTGCCGAGTTCGCGCAGGACTTCGCCCGAAGCCACGGCGCTGTCGGTCATCGCCTTGACGCCGCCTTCAGCAAAGCCGGTGAACTTCGAGGCCATTTCAGTGATCTGGTCGACGCCCGCTTCGATCTGCTTGGTCGTTGCGGTGTTCGGACGGGCTTCCGCTTTGGCGCGGGCCGTCGATGCAGTGGTCTTGGCCATTTGGGGAATCCTTCTGTTGTAAGGTGTGTTCTGGATAGCACACTCCCCTCGCAAGTGCAATAAATTTTGTGCGCTGCAACATTAATCATTTGGCGTTGGGTTTGCATTCATCTTGCATCAGTTACAAAACTATCAGCGACGGGGCTGCGTTAAGGTGTGGTCAACTGGTTTGACCGAATCTAGGTTCCACTCGGGAAGACCGGGGGTTCTGCGTATTTTGGAGGTGGCCGTTTAATGGCGCTGCTCAACCTTTCCCTGTACCGCGCCGCGGCTGCCACCCTGGCGGTTGCATCGGTTGGCGCGATGGCTGCCCCCTCGGCCCTGGCTGAAAAATATGCCGCGCTGGTCATGGATGCCGATACCAACGAGATCCTGCATTCCCGCAACGCTGAAGACCTTCGGTATCCCGCGTCGCTGACCAAGGTGATGACGCTTTACCTGCTGTTTGACGCCATCGATTCCGGCGAGGTCAAACTCACCGACAAGATGACCGTGTCGCGCAACGCCGCAGCCCAGCCGCCGTCGAACCTCAAGCTGAAGTCCGGCGACAAGATCAAGGTCGAAGACGCGATCTACGCGCTGGTCACCAAATCGGCCAACGATGTGGCCGTGGTCGTGGCCGAACACCTCGGCGGCACCGAGCGCAAGTTCGCCGTCAAGATGACCGACAAGGCCCGCGACCTCGGCCTCAAGAACACGACCTTCAAGAACGCGTCCGGCCTGCCGAACACCGAGCAGACCACGACCGCCTACGACCTCGCGCTCCTCGCCGATGCGCTGATGGAGCAGCACGAGCAGTATTATCACTACTTCCAGAAGGACAAGTTCTCCTGGGGCCGGATGGTCTACAAGAACCACAACGACCTGATCGGCAAGGTCGACGGCGTTGACGGCATCAAGACTGGCTACACCCGCGCCTCCGGCTTCAACCTGATGACCTCCGCCGAACGCGATGGCCACCGTGTGATCGCGGTGATGCTCGGCGGCGCAACCGCCAAGTCGCGCAACGAGCATGTCGAAGCCCTCGTCGAAGCCGCCTTCGCCACGCTGGGCGGCCCGGCCGACCCGACCTCGCCCCAGCTGCGCGGCACGACCGCCACCTTCGCCTCGGTCGAGACCCCGGTGAACCCCAACGCCGCCGCCGAGCCGATGCTCAATGGCAAGCCGCTCAGCGCCTTCACCGCACCGGCCGTCAACCTGACCCTCGCCGAGAACACCGAAGAAGACCTGCCGGGCGACGCGATCGTCATGGAAGGCGACAGCTCCGAAGACGTGGCCGAAATGCAGCCCTCGCCGGCCCTGCCCGCGCCCGGCGCCAGCTTCTCGGTCAGCGAGTACGAAGCCCGCCAGGTCGCCAAGCCCGACCCGGCCGCTGAAGTCAGCGAATACGTCCGCCGCCAGATCCGCCGCTGAGGCGGTGAGCGCACCGGGGGGCTTGCCGAAGCCGCCCGGCTCCCGCACAACGCCGCTCCCTGTCCTGAACCGGCCCGGAGCAGCCCGCACGTGAGCGCATCCTCAGACCTGAACCTCGCCCGCAGCGTCGTCCGCATCGAACGCGACGCGCTCGACAAGCTTGAAATGTCCCTCGGCAACAGCCTGGTCGAAGCGGTCGATGTCATCCTGTCGACTGACCGGCACGTCGTCGTCGCCGGCGTAGGCAAGTCCGGACATATCGGACAGAAGATCGCCGCGAGCCTCGCCTCGACCGGCACGCCCTCTTTCTTCATCCACCCGACCGAAGCCAGCCACGGCGACCTCGGCATGCTGGTGCCGGGCTCGGTCGTCATCGCCATTTCCTATTCCGGCGAAAGCCGCGAACTCGTCGACCTCCTGCGCTACTGCAAGGCCAACAACATTCCCCTCATCGCGATGACCCGCGCCGCCGATTCCACGCTCGGCCGTTTCGCCGATGTGCTGCTGGAAATGCCGACGGTTGCCGAAGCCTGCCCCAACGGCCTCGCGCCCACCTCGTCCACCACGATGGCGCTTGCCCTCGGCGACGCATTGACCATCGTCCTGATGGCGCGGCGCGGCTTCTCGCGCGAGGATTTCGGCTTCCGCCACCCCGGCGGCAAGCTCGGCCGCACCCTGCAGACGGCCGGCGATTATGTCCGTGAGCGGAAGGATGCGCTTCCGCTGGTCGAAGCCGGCGCCAATTTCGAAGCGCTTGTCTATGCCGTCTCCGAAGGCCGCAAGGGCTGCGCCGGCGTGGTAGACGACAAGGGCGCGCTCGTCGGCATGGTCACCGACGGCGACCTGCGCCGCGCCATGCTCGCCGGCAAGACCGGCCTTCCCGCCCGCGACGTGATGACCGTCCGCCCACGCACGATCGACCCGGACGAACGCATGCAGTTCGTCATCAAGGCGCTGAGCGAGAACCGCATCTCGAACGCCTTCGTCGTCGGCGAGAACGGCGCCCCGCTCGGCCTCATCGACATGAAGGACCTGCTCGCCGAGGGCTACCTCTGACCCACGCGCCCCCTCGCCCGAAGGCGAAGGGGCCGGGACCCGCAGGTATCTATTTCACCAGTTCGAACAACACGCTGACGCTCGCCGTCACACCCACTTCGCCGCCCGAAACCGGCGAAGACGCCTGGTCCATCGCCATTTCCGCGCGGGCATAAGCCATCGGCTGCGGCGCATACTCGTAGCCCTCGTTGATGGTCACGATCCGCGCCACGCGCATGCCGGCCGCCGAGGCATAGAGCTCCGCCTTCGCCATCGCATCCTTCATCGCCATCGTGCGGGCTTCGTTCTTGATTTCCTTGTCATCCTCGATCGCGAAGTTGACGCCGGAGAACGTGTTGCCGCCCGATTTCACCAGGCTGTCGATGGTGGCGCCCAGCGAATCCAGGTCGCGCACGCGCGCCGTCACCTGGTTGGTCGCCACGTAGCCGGCCAGCTTCTGCACGCCGCGCGAGCTGCCATCCTTCAGCTTCTCCTCGATATAGTCATAGCGCGGATAGAGGCTCAGGCCGGACGTCTGGATGTCCCGTTTCGTCAGGCCGGCCTTCTCGAGCGCGGCAAACACGCCGTTCATCGCCTTTGCCTGCGCGGCCATCGCTTCACCCGCGGTCGCGCGCTCCTCGGTGACACCCGCCGTGATGTAGGCAATGTCAGGCGCGCGCTGGATCTTGGCTTCTGCGTTGATCTGCAGCGTCGTCTCGGGCTGGATCGAATTGTGGTTCATCATCTGCGCCATTGCAGGGTTCCCCGTCATGGGCGCTGCCGAAGCAGGCATTGGCATTTGTGCGCAGGCGACAGGCGCCGCGGCGAACATCAGGGCAATCAACGAAATTAAGGGACGTTTCATGGAGGTCTCCTTCGAGGGGTGAGTAACCGGTACGCCTGTCTTCTCTACCGAACAAGGCCGTTGCAAGGCGTCCCTGCGGCGCCTAAACGACCTGCGCAGGGGCCTGTAGCTCAGTTGGTTAGAGCGGACCGCTCATAACGGTTTGGTCGCAGGTTCAAGTCCTGCCGGGCCCACCACACCTCCCGCGCCATCGGCAACATCGGGAACGAGCCGGCCCGCCGCCGGTTCCCTGATCGCCGCCGCCCCTTCCCATGGGGCGCCTGTTGCGTGAGGTTCGGGCGGCACCACACCCATGATTGCGGAGGCCCGCCCATGAAAGCCGATTCACGTCCGCCCCGCTCGCTGGCCGCCATGCGACTTGCCGCCGGCAGCCTGCTGATCGCCATGAGCGCGCTATATGTCGCCGCCGTGCTGAACACGGGCGCGGCCTGGGGCTATGCCAAGGCCTTCGCCGAGGCTGCCATGGTCGGCGGCCTCGCCGACTGGTTCGCCGTCACCGCCCTCTTCCGCCGGCCGCTCGGACTGCCGATCCCGCACACGGCGATCATTCCCCGCAGCAAGGCACGCATCGCAACCGCGCTCGGGGATTTCGTTGCCGTCAACTTCCTCGCACCAGACGTCGTGCGCGAACGCCTCGGCCAGCAGGACCTCGCCGGCTCCCTCGCCCGCCAGATCAGCGATCCCCAGACCGCGCGCCGCATCGCAGACGGCCTGTTCGACGCCCTGCCGGGCCTCGTCGACCTGCTCGACGACGACGCCGTGAGCGACTTCCTGCACCGGCAGATGTCGGAACTGAGCCGGGGCGGACGCCTGCCCTCGGCCATCGGCTCAGGCCTGCGCCTGCTCACCGATCAGGGTCGCCACCAGCCGGTGCTGGATGCCGCCCTGTCGGAAGCGTGGCATGCACTGGCGGAAAACGAGCCAGTCATCCGCGCAAGTGTCAGCGCGCGCACCAACTGGTTCCTGCGGCTCGTATCGGTCGACGCGAGCACCTCGAATGCCATGATTGGCGCCATCGAAGACTCGCTGCGCGCAATGGCGCATAATCCTGACCATCCGGCCCGCCAGCGGGTGACCGCGCTGTTGCAGCGGTTCTCGGACGATCTGCAGAAATCGCCCGCCCTTCAGGCGCAGGTGGAACAGGTTCTCGCCGAGGCGCTCGCCCATCCCGCCATCGGAACGTGGCTCGACGCGATCTGGGAAAGCCTGAAATCCGCCGTGCGCGACAGCGCCGCCGACTCCAATTCCGAAGCGCGTCAGGGGCTCGCCGACACGGTCGCCCACTTCGGCGAATCGCTCAGCACCGATCCGGCGGCGCAGGAGGCCATCAACAGCCGCCTGCGTGTCCTGCTTGCAGAGCTGGCCGGCCGGCATGGCAGCGACATCGCGCGCCTGATCTCCGACACCATCCAGGGCTGGGACTCGCGCACCGTCGTCGAAAAGCTCGAACAGAATGTCGGCCCGGACCTGCAGTTCATCCGCATCAACGGCACGCTGATCGGCGGACTCATCGGGCTTACGATCCATCAGCTGACGCTCTGGCTCGCCCCGCACGGCGGGTGATCGGAGGCAGGCGCCGCACGTGATTTTCCACCCCAAGATTACAGTTTGGCAATGAGAATGGGGTTTTCGCCGGTGGCGTTAAGTGGCACTAGTCGGCAACGAAAAAATGCGCGCCCGAAGATGGTTCAGGAGTAGAGTGCCGTGACCCCCAGAGACGCCGCCCGGCGCGCAATGGCGCTCACGCTTTCGTTCGACCTGGCGATGGCCGGTCTGGCGATGACACTCGCGCATCTGATCATGCTGTTTTCGGATCCGGAGTTGCCGGTCTTTCCCGTCCGCGCCTGGATTCTTGCCAGCTCCACTTTCATGCTCGCGGCGGCCTGCGGGCTCATCGTGGGCGGCGTGCACCGCCAGGTCTGGCGCCATATCGGCGCGCCGGATGCGATCCGTCTCATTCAGGGCATCGCGCTCGCGGTCTTCCTTTACTTGCCGGTCATGGTCGCCCTGAATGGCCGCCTGATCGACCCCCTGCCCGTGCTGTTGCTGACCACGGCGATCTGGACTGCGGCGGCGTTCGCGGGCCGCATGGTCGCCCGCTATCGCACTACCAATGCGCCCTTCGAAATCTTCCAGCGTCTGCCGCGCGACAGCCAGCCGGTGCTGCTGGTCGGCAATCCGGACAGCTGGGTGCACGTCCTGCGCCGGCTCGAAACATCGCCGACCGGCGCTACGGTGCGCGTCCTCGGCCTGATCGAAGTGGACGACAAGGAACCAGGCCGCGCCGTGCGCGGCCTGCCGATCATGGGCAGCCTCGTGAACCTCCACGAGGTGATCGACGTGCTCGCGCTGCGCTATGGCAGCGCGCCCTGGGTCGCCGTCACCGGTCCGGCCCGCGAACGCGAGACGATGAACCGCATTCTCGAGATCGCCTCCAGCCACGGCGCCAAGATCATGGCGCTCGGCCATGACGAGACCGCGCAGACGCTCGAACCCGTTCGCCCCGCCGACCTCCTTGCACGCCCCGAGCGCACGCTGGATCTCGCGCCCGTGCGCGACCTGATCGCGGGCACCAACGTGCTGATCACCGGCGGCGGCGGCTCCATCGGCTCCGAACTTGCCCGGCAGGTTGCGCGCCAGTCGCCGGCCTCCCTGTCGATCCTCGATTCCTCCGAACTGAACCTCTACCAGATCGACCACGAGCTGCGTGAACGCCACCCCGACCTTCGCCTCGCCTGCCATCTGGGCGATGTGCGCGATGCCGGCCGCGTCGCCGGCGTCTTCGCCGAAGCGCAGCCCGGCCTCGTCATCCACGCGGCAGCCCTGAAACATGTGCCGCTGATGGAAGAGAACATCTGCGAAGCGATCCTGACGAATGTCAGCGGCGCCGTGAATGTCGCTCGCGCCGCCGCCACGTCCGGCGCCCGCCGGTTCGTGTTCATCTCCACCGACAAGGCCGTGCTGCCCGACAACGTCATGGGCGCCACCAAGCGCCTCGCCGAACTCGCCTCCGAACGCATCATCAACGAAGCCGGCATGTCCGGCGCCATGGTCCGGTTCGGCAACGTGCTCGGCTCATCCGGTTCGGTTGTGCCGCTGTTCGAACGCCAGATCGCCGCCGGCGGCCCGGTCACGCTCACCGACCCGGAAGCCACGCGCTATTTCATGACCATCGAGGAAGCGACCGCCCTCGTCCTGCAGGCCGCCGCCCTGCAGCGGGAAGACCGGCGCGCGGAACTCTTCGTGCTCGACATGGGCGAGCCCATCGCCATCCGCCAGCTCGCCGAAACCATGATCCGCCTGAAGGGCAA
It includes:
- a CDS encoding SIMPL domain-containing protein (The SIMPL domain is named for its presence in mouse protein SIMPL (signalling molecule that associates with mouse pelle-like kinase). Bacterial member BP26, from Brucella, was shown to assemble into a channel-like structure, while YggE from E. coli has been associated with resistance to oxidative stress.), encoding MTGNPAMAQMMNHNSIQPETTLQINAEAKIQRAPDIAYITAGVTEERATAGEAMAAQAKAMNGVFAALEKAGLTKRDIQTSGLSLYPRYDYIEEKLKDGSSRGVQKLAGYVATNQVTARVRDLDSLGATIDSLVKSGGNTFSGVNFAIEDDKEIKNEARTMAMKDAMAKAELYASAAGMRVARIVTINEGYEYAPQPMAYARAEMAMDQASSPVSGGEVGVTASVSVLFELVK
- a CDS encoding DUF445 domain-containing protein, which translates into the protein MKADSRPPRSLAAMRLAAGSLLIAMSALYVAAVLNTGAAWGYAKAFAEAAMVGGLADWFAVTALFRRPLGLPIPHTAIIPRSKARIATALGDFVAVNFLAPDVVRERLGQQDLAGSLARQISDPQTARRIADGLFDALPGLVDLLDDDAVSDFLHRQMSELSRGGRLPSAIGSGLRLLTDQGRHQPVLDAALSEAWHALAENEPVIRASVSARTNWFLRLVSVDASTSNAMIGAIEDSLRAMAHNPDHPARQRVTALLQRFSDDLQKSPALQAQVEQVLAEALAHPAIGTWLDAIWESLKSAVRDSAADSNSEARQGLADTVAHFGESLSTDPAAQEAINSRLRVLLAELAGRHGSDIARLISDTIQGWDSRTVVEKLEQNVGPDLQFIRINGTLIGGLIGLTIHQLTLWLAPHGG
- a CDS encoding polysaccharide biosynthesis protein, coding for MTPRDAARRAMALTLSFDLAMAGLAMTLAHLIMLFSDPELPVFPVRAWILASSTFMLAAACGLIVGGVHRQVWRHIGAPDAIRLIQGIALAVFLYLPVMVALNGRLIDPLPVLLLTTAIWTAAAFAGRMVARYRTTNAPFEIFQRLPRDSQPVLLVGNPDSWVHVLRRLETSPTGATVRVLGLIEVDDKEPGRAVRGLPIMGSLVNLHEVIDVLALRYGSAPWVAVTGPARERETMNRILEIASSHGAKIMALGHDETAQTLEPVRPADLLARPERTLDLAPVRDLIAGTNVLITGGGGSIGSELARQVARQSPASLSILDSSELNLYQIDHELRERHPDLRLACHLGDVRDAGRVAGVFAEAQPGLVIHAAALKHVPLMEENICEAILTNVSGAVNVARAAATSGARRFVFISTDKAVLPDNVMGATKRLAELASERIINEAGMSGAMVRFGNVLGSSGSVVPLFERQIAAGGPVTLTDPEATRYFMTIEEATALVLQAAALQREDRRAELFVLDMGEPIAIRQLAETMIRLKGKVPDADIQILTTGMRRGEKMHEALTYAHEALEPTPVDGVNRVTSAAAASELLDKQLTVLIEAARRQDASEALRLLGALVPEYGAERGPDAQRLPA